In the Mytilus trossulus isolate FHL-02 chromosome 1, PNRI_Mtr1.1.1.hap1, whole genome shotgun sequence genome, one interval contains:
- the LOC134709639 gene encoding homer protein homolog 2-like, producing the protein MARRRSSGKSVSQDEDDIHSSSDIERIPVGLSSSEIEKMDEFGKILINSAVKELRCEFQKFAIDAVQMALCGDNANDLQEQLDKQEDELDKLHSRLKRLQNDVRKQKGNNSELKKQIKDTEKDIEVKEIQMKQLRRRLQKLQKEHSDEQQIHDEKVKAMQAEIDDLKTKYNKVKGQLQVKASSENIARDKLPELREQIENLEDQLKKERMKKK; encoded by the exons ATGGCTAGACGGAGGTCGTCAGGAAAAAGCGTGAGTCAAGATGAAGATG ATATACATAGTAGTTCTGATATTGAAAGAATACCAGTTGGTTTATCTTCTTCGGAAATTGAGAAAATGGA tgagtttggtaaaattttgatCAATTCAGCCGTCAAAGAATTAAGATGCGAGTTCCAGAAATTTGCAATTGATGCCGTTCAGATGGCATTATGCGGTGATAACGCTAATGATCTGCAAGAACAACTAGATAAACAAGAAGACGAATTAGATAAGCTGCATAGTAGGttaaaaagattacaaaatGATGTACGTAAACAAAAGGGGAACAATTCAGAGTTAAAGAAGCAGATAAAAGATACAGAAAAAGACATTGAGGTTAAAGAAATTCAAATGAAGCAGCTACGGAGGCGTCTGCAAAAGCTTCAAAAGGAACACAGCGATGAACAACAAATACATGATGAAAAAGTTAAAGCAATGCAAGCAGAAATAGACgatttaaaaactaaatataacaaAGTGAAAGGACAACTTCAGGTGAAAGCGTCATCTGAAAATATAGCACGTGACAAGCTGCCAGAACTAAGAGAGCAGATCGAAAACTTAGAAGACCAACTGAAAAAAGAACGCATGAAAAAGAAGTAA
- the LOC134709649 gene encoding uncharacterized protein LOC134709649 — protein MDKKGKPKVEQSVEPVENGSDFVESFRKTVKREFGEQMIQIAMEKMVPMLRDMALEGGQIAAKEVLYGDDVEKLQKELGIKEKELYKLEREKKSFTRTLEE, from the exons ATGGATAAAAAGGGAAAGCCAAAGGTCGAACAATCAG TTGAACCTGTAGAAAATGGATCGGACTTTGTTGAAAGCTTTCGTAAAACAGTAAAAAG GGAATTCGGAGAGCAAATGATTCAGATTGCAATGGAGAAAATGGTTCCAATGTTGCGAGATATGGCTTTGGAAGGTGGACAAATTGCAGCCAAGGAAGTATTATATGGTGACGATGTAGAAAAACTACAGAAGGAGTTGGGGATAAAAGAAAAGGAGTTATATAAActtgaaagagaaaaaaaaagctttACAAGAACACTTGAAGAATGA
- the LOC134709658 gene encoding median body protein-like: MDKRKPSMSNEEDQETSSDFLDVPIGLTASEMHKMNQMGKALIKSAVSELRNEFQKFITEAVEMTLSGDSIPDIQEQHDKRVEELEKLNKQLEKLQNEARKQKGGTAELQRHIKEKEKEIAAKEQQLKQLRKRLQKLQKQSDEKQQLHDEIVSKLQAENNDLKSKYNNVKGKLQVKESSENIARNILPELRQQIKDLEAQLEIERKKKK, translated from the exons atggaTAAGAGAAAACCCTCAATGTCTAATGAAGAAG aTCAAGAAACAAGCTCTGATTTTTTAGACGTACCTATTGGTTTAACTGCCTCCGAAATGCATAAAATGAA TCAAATGGGAAAAGCTTTGATCAAATCCGCCGTAAGTGAACTCAGAAacgaatttcaaaaatttattacGGAGGCTGTTGAAATGACTTTATCCGGGGATAGCATTCCAGATATCCAAGAGCAGCATGATAAAAGGGTAGAAGAACTTGAAAAACTTAATAAACAgttagaaaaattacaaaatgaagcTCGAAAACAAAAAGGTGGAACTGCAGAGTTACAAAGacatattaaagaaaaagaaaaagaaattgcaGCTAAGGAACAACAGCTTAAGCAATTAAGAAAGCGTCTGCAGAAACTCCAGAAACAAAGCGACGAAAAACAACAATTACATGACGAAATAGTGAGCAAACTGCAAGcggaaaataatgacctcaaATCTAAATATAATAATGTGAAAGGAAAACTCCAAGTTAAAGAGTCTTCCGAAAATATAGCACGTAACATACTACCAGAGTTAAGACAGCAGATAAAAGACTTAGAAGCCCAACTTGAAATCGAACGGAAGAAAAAGAAGTAA